The stretch of DNA CAAGGGCGGCAATCAAGGCAAGCAATCTGGTCATGGGTCATCCTCCAAGTGATGGAGATACGCTGACCGCGCAGGCGGCACCGGGTCAATCGGGTTTCGGCCCCGTCATCGCAATGTGACAGGGCCGAGAGGTGATTTTGGCTCAGAACAGCCCTTCGATCTGGCCCTCATCATTCAGCATGATGTTTTCGGCGGACGGCACGCGCGGCAGGCCCGGCATGGTCATGATCTCACCGCAGACGGCCACGACGAACCCGGCACCCGCGCTCAGACGGACCTCACGCACCGGCACCGAATGGCCCGTGGGCGCACCGCGCAGGTTCGGATCGGTCGAGAATGAATACTGCGTCTTGGCCATGCAAACCGGCAGATGGCCATAGCCCTGCTCTTCCCACAGCTTCAACTGGTCGCGGATTTTCTTGTCCATCAGCGCCTCGTCCGCGCGGTAGATGCGCTTGGCGATGGTCTGGATCTTCTCGGCCAGCGGCATCTCATCCGGATAGATGGGCGAGAAGTTGGCGGTGTCGGCATCCGCCAGTTCCGCCACCTTCGCCGCCAGATCAGCCGACCCTTCGGAGCCCAGTTCCCAGTGCCGCGACAGGATGGCCTCGGCCCCGTGCTCCGCCACATACTCCTTGATCGCCTGTACTTCGGCGTCCGTGTCAGTAACGAAGTGGTTGATGGCCACGACCACCGGCACGCCAAAGGATTTCAGGTTCTCGATGTGACGGCCCAGGTTCGGGCACCCGGCTTTCACAGCCTCCACATTCTCGGCGCCCAGATCGGCCTTGGCCACGCCACCGTTCATCTTCATCGCACGCACGGTGGCCACACAGACCACAACCGACGGGGCGAGACCCGCCTTGCGGCACTTGATGTTCATGAACTTCTCGGCGCCCAGATCGGCGCCAAAGCCCGCTTCGGTCACCACGTAGTCCGCCAGTTTCAGGGCCGTAGTGGTCGCGATGACAGAGTTACAGCCATGCGCGATGTTCGCGAATGGGCCGCCATGCACAAAGGCCGGGTTGTTTTCCAGCGTCTGCACCAGGTTCGGCTGCATCGCGTCCTTCAACAGAACGGTCATGGCCCCATCAGCCTTGATATCGCGCGCAAAGACGGGGCTGCGATCCCGGCGGTAGGCCACGATCATATCACCCAGCCGTTTCTGCAGATCCTGAAGGTCCTTGGCGAGACACAGGATCGCCATAACCTCGGACGCGACGGTGATGTCAAAGCCCGCCTCACGCGGGAAACCGTTGGCGACACCGCCAAGCGACGCCGTGATCTGGCGCAGCGCCCGGTCGTTCATGTCGACAACGCGGCGCCACACGACGCGGCGGGTGTCGATCTCGAGGCTGTTGCCCCAGTAGATATGGTTGTCGATCATCGCCGACAGCAGCGAGTGGGCAGAGGTGATGGCATGAAAGTCACCCGTGAAGTGCAGGTTCATCTCTTCCATCGGCACGACCTGGGCATAGCCGCCACCCGCGGCCCCACCCTTCATGCCAAAATTCGGGCCCAGCGACGCCTCGCGGATACAGACGCAGGCATTCTTGCCGATGTGGTTCAGACCGTCGCCCAGACCCACGGTGGTCGTCGTCTTGCCCTCACCCGCAGGGGTCGGGTTGATGGCCGTCACAAGGATCAGCTTGCCGTTGTCGCGGTCCTGCACCGAGTTGATAAAGGATTGCGACACCTTCGCCTTGTCATGGCCGTAGGGCAGCAGGTCACCACTGTCGATGCCCAGCTTGGCCCCGATCTCCTGGATCGGCTTCTTGTTCGCCTCGCGCGCGATTTCGATGTCGGATTTATAGGCCATGGTAGCTCCCCGCAGTCCTGGATTGGGCACGTCTGTCGTGGCCTGCATACAGGCGCATGCCTAGGGTCCATGCGCGCGATTCCGACATTTTGGACGATGCGAGCGGCCCAATTGGGACCGAGGGTTTCATTTCGGAAACGGCAGGGACAGGTGCGAAACCTGCGACCTGCCCGGTCAACCTGCCCGCGCCGCCTCCAGATGGGGCCAGACGGGCTGGTCCGGCACGTGCAATGTCAGCACATCGCCCACGGCCAACCGTCCTCCATGCTCGACCCATGCCGTCACGCCGCGCCGTCCCTTTGCCGCCGGTTTGTACCGCTTGCCGAACCCTTCCGCCTCTGCCTCGATCTCCTTGCCGGGATAGATGCAGGGACGGTTTTCGATATCAATCGCGATGCCCACACCGCTTGCCGACATCAGGCGCGAGGCGGGCGGCACATGGGTGAAATCGGGAATGCCCTCAATCACCAGCGACGCGCCGACCCACGCCGGTTCAATCCGCTCCAACCCCATGGCCGCCGCCGTCGCGGCCAATTCCTCGGCGCTCACAATCGACAGTTGCCGCGTGTTCCGGATCTCGGTGCCCGGCGTGTACTGGCTCCGCACTCGGCTACAGGACGGGCGCGTCGCTCCACCGTGATCTTCGCCCGGAAACCCATCCAAAGTTACCTCAACCGCCTCGACCGGTTCAGCGCGCAGGCTGACCGCACGACTGGCGACAAAGCCCAACCATGTGATGGTCGCAGCAAAAGATGTGGGTTTCAGCGCGGGCATGATCGTGACCTTTTCAAATTCTTGCACCGCGCACTAAAAGGCCCCGCACGCGGCGGGGCCAATGACTTTTTGTGACGCTGATTTCAGCAGATGGAATGTCAGGTCGGTTCCGGCTCCATCCCGCCATCGCCTGTCGGACCAGACTTTTTCTTGGCCTTGGGGATTGCGGTCAGGCTGGGCTTCTTGTCCTCGACCTTGGACCCACCCTCGTCATCATCCGG from Tateyamaria omphalii encodes:
- a CDS encoding formate--tetrahydrofolate ligase, giving the protein MAYKSDIEIAREANKKPIQEIGAKLGIDSGDLLPYGHDKAKVSQSFINSVQDRDNGKLILVTAINPTPAGEGKTTTTVGLGDGLNHIGKNACVCIREASLGPNFGMKGGAAGGGYAQVVPMEEMNLHFTGDFHAITSAHSLLSAMIDNHIYWGNSLEIDTRRVVWRRVVDMNDRALRQITASLGGVANGFPREAGFDITVASEVMAILCLAKDLQDLQKRLGDMIVAYRRDRSPVFARDIKADGAMTVLLKDAMQPNLVQTLENNPAFVHGGPFANIAHGCNSVIATTTALKLADYVVTEAGFGADLGAEKFMNIKCRKAGLAPSVVVCVATVRAMKMNGGVAKADLGAENVEAVKAGCPNLGRHIENLKSFGVPVVVAINHFVTDTDAEVQAIKEYVAEHGAEAILSRHWELGSEGSADLAAKVAELADADTANFSPIYPDEMPLAEKIQTIAKRIYRADEALMDKKIRDQLKLWEEQGYGHLPVCMAKTQYSFSTDPNLRGAPTGHSVPVREVRLSAGAGFVVAVCGEIMTMPGLPRVPSAENIMLNDEGQIEGLF
- a CDS encoding MOSC domain-containing protein — protein: MPALKPTSFAATITWLGFVASRAVSLRAEPVEAVEVTLDGFPGEDHGGATRPSCSRVRSQYTPGTEIRNTRQLSIVSAEELAATAAAMGLERIEPAWVGASLVIEGIPDFTHVPPASRLMSASGVGIAIDIENRPCIYPGKEIEAEAEGFGKRYKPAAKGRRGVTAWVEHGGRLAVGDVLTLHVPDQPVWPHLEAARAG